A region of the Sminthopsis crassicaudata isolate SCR6 chromosome 6, ASM4859323v1, whole genome shotgun sequence genome:
GTTGGTGCCGGAGTCCCAGATCATcgtgggggttggggggaaggttCTTAGTCGGAGACGGGGCAGGGGGCCAGAGGGGGATGGGGGTGGGCGGGGTCCCGGCCCCCCGCTCACCTGGCAGTCGTACAGGCCGGTGAGCTGCTCCAGGATCCACTCCTCCAGGTTGAGCCGCTTCCGCAGCTCCTTGCGGTCATACTTGACCGTGACCTTGCCCTGGCGCCGCACCGGGCCCTCGTCCTCCGCCCCGGCCGGACCCTCGCCCGCCGCGCCCGGGGGGCTCTGGAAGTAGACGCGGGGGCCGGGGCCGGCCCCCCCGGGGGCCGCCACCGCCGCGCCGCCCGCCGGGCCGCTGTCCGCCATCCGCGGCCGGGCCGAGGCCGAGGACGCCGGGCCACGTGCACGCACGCGCGGGGCGCCCGCGGGCGGACGGACGGACGGACCGCCGGACGGCGCCAGGGGCCGCTGCCCCCCGCCGCGTTCCGCCGCGCCCCGCCCCGGCCCGCCCCGCCGCCGCCCTTTGTCCCCGCCGCGCGAGCCGGAGCCGCCGCCGGAGCCTccggagccgccgccgccgccgcctctgTGTCTCGCTGGCTCCCCCTTCCCCGACCACACCCCCTTAAAGGGCCCGCCTCGC
Encoded here:
- the PPP1R14B gene encoding protein phosphatase 1 regulatory subunit 14B, whose protein sequence is MADSGPAGGAAVAAPGGAGPGPRVYFQSPPGAAGEGPAGAEDEGPVRRQGKVTVKYDRKELRKRLNLEEWILEQLTGLYDCQEEEIPELEIDVDELLDMETDSTRAARVKELLVDCYKPTEAFISDLLDKIRGMQKLSTPQKK